From the genome of Pseudomonas sihuiensis:
GCGGCCATGGCGGTCATTTCGCTATTGTCTTCGCGCAGGATCGACCACAGACCGATGATGGCGTTGTGCACTGACAGGCTGAATTGGGTGGGCGACAGCGGCTCGCCCTTCGCCAGCTCGTTGAGGATCGCCAGCGTGCGCGGGGTTTCGCCATGGCGCGAGGCGAACACCAGGGGTAAAGGGCCTCGCCCCTCGGCCAGTGGCCAGGCGACATGGAACAGCATGCGCGCCAGCCGGCTGAGGCGGCGCCGTTGCATGGCGGGTAGGAAACTCACGTCCGGCTGTTGCTGGTCGTCGGGCACGACCACGGGGGCGTTGCACCAGGCACGCCAATCATCCTCTGACTCCAGGCCGGGGGCCCAGGCGCGCAATCCTTCGATCTGGAAATTCATAGCACGAGGCTTTTCGCCACTCCGGGCATACTGGTCGGCACGACGATACGCCTGAAAGAGACCGCGTCAGTCAGTGCCATGGCATAGTGCCGGTACTTGTTCGGGCGGGCATTATCTAGATGCACGCGGCGCTGTGCAAATGTTGCGCAGCTTCTTCTGATGGGCGGATGATGGCGATGTGGCCTACGTCTCGTGCTTGTCATGGGCTTTGCATAGAATTCGGAACATTCCAGATCAGGGAGAGCGGCGATGCGACGTGTGGTGTTCAACCAGAAAGGGGGGGTGGGCAAGTCCAGCATCGCCTGTAATCTCGCGGCGGTCAGTGCGGCGCAGGGCTACCGTACGCTGCTGATTGACCTGGATGCCCAGGCCAACTCGACTCACTACCTCACCGGGCTCACTGGCGAGGAAATTCCCATGGGCATTGCCGACTTCTTCAAGCAGACCCTGTCTTCCGGGCCCTTCGCCAAGAAGGGCAAGGTGGATATCTACGAGACGCCGTTCGACAACCTGCACGTGGTCACCGCCACGGCCGAGCTGGCCGAGCTGCAGCCGAAGCTGGAGCAGAAACACAAGATCAACAAGCTGCGCAAACTGCTCGACGAACTGGCCGAAGATTACGACCATATCTACCTGGACACACCGCCGGCACTGAATTTCTATACGGTTTCCGCGCTGATTGCGGCTGACCGCGTGCTGATCCCCTTCGACTGCGACAGCTTCTCGCGCAACGCCCTGTATGGCCTGCTGGCCGAGATCGACGAGTTGAAGGAAGACCATAACGATGCTCTGGAGGTG
Proteins encoded in this window:
- a CDS encoding ParA family protein; this translates as MRRVVFNQKGGVGKSSIACNLAAVSAAQGYRTLLIDLDAQANSTHYLTGLTGEEIPMGIADFFKQTLSSGPFAKKGKVDIYETPFDNLHVVTATAELAELQPKLEQKHKINKLRKLLDELAEDYDHIYLDTPPALNFYTVSALIAADRVLIPFDCDSFSRNALYGLLAEIDELKEDHNDALEVEGIVVNQFQPRATLPQQLLDELIAEGLPVLPVNLMSSVKMRESHQVCTPLIHLDARHKLTLQFVELHDLLNQA
- a CDS encoding beta-ketoacyl synthase chain length factor, whose translation is MNFQIEGLRAWAPGLESEDDWRAWCNAPVVVPDDQQQPDVSFLPAMQRRRLSRLARMLFHVAWPLAEGRGPLPLVFASRHGETPRTLAILNELAKGEPLSPTQFSLSVHNAIIGLWSILREDNSEMTAMAAAGDGLEQAMLEASGLLAEGAPAVLLVIAEELPPDLYTAYIDDVPFSYALALLLKPGKTWTLSLAPAESGLPAAWPHPLNLLRALHGGQRTLTHYWKDRQWTWSRNEA